One genomic region from Spirosoma sp. KCTC 42546 encodes:
- a CDS encoding LacI family DNA-binding transcriptional regulator — MKTITIKDLARELNLSTSTVSRALRDSSEIGVDTKKRVLDLAQQLDYNPNPVALSLLSSQSHDIGVIVPEIANPFFAIVIAGIEDVAFAQGYHVVIYQSHEDYEREVLNVKHIANRRKDGLLVSIATSTTDYSHFRNLHDRGFPIVFFDRICEEIDTHKVLVDDFEGAYTATEHLIKQGCERIAHVSGPEHLLISRRRLHGYRAALLDYGRPIKDEWVVSSVYNGTSSLEVTRRLLAKPELPDGIFASSDNIAIGCHAAIIEAGLSMPDDIALIGFSDLPISALLNPPLSSVAQPAFEMGRSAAELLINLIKNPGNYSAPISNVLKTSLMARKSSLRKAL; from the coding sequence ATGAAGACGATTACGATAAAAGATCTTGCGCGCGAATTGAATCTCTCGACATCTACAGTATCGAGAGCCTTACGAGATAGTTCAGAGATTGGGGTTGACACGAAAAAGCGTGTGCTCGACCTGGCTCAGCAGCTTGATTATAATCCAAATCCGGTAGCGCTCAGCTTACTGAGCAGTCAGAGTCACGACATTGGCGTTATCGTGCCAGAAATTGCTAACCCATTTTTCGCGATTGTGATTGCCGGAATTGAAGATGTCGCGTTTGCACAGGGTTACCATGTTGTCATCTATCAAAGTCACGAAGATTACGAACGGGAGGTCTTAAACGTAAAACACATAGCCAACCGTCGGAAAGATGGGCTTTTAGTATCAATTGCCACGTCAACAACCGACTATTCGCATTTCAGAAACCTGCATGATCGAGGATTTCCCATTGTGTTTTTTGATCGGATTTGTGAAGAGATCGACACGCACAAGGTCTTAGTCGATGATTTTGAAGGTGCCTATACCGCTACTGAGCACCTTATCAAGCAGGGATGTGAACGAATTGCGCACGTATCGGGCCCCGAACATCTGCTGATTAGCCGTCGACGTTTACATGGTTATCGTGCCGCCTTGCTGGATTATGGCAGACCTATTAAAGATGAGTGGGTCGTTTCATCAGTCTATAACGGAACTAGTTCGCTGGAGGTTACCCGTAGGTTATTGGCAAAGCCTGAACTCCCCGATGGTATTTTTGCCTCCAGTGATAACATTGCCATTGGCTGTCATGCGGCAATCATTGAAGCAGGCTTGTCGATGCCAGACGACATTGCGCTAATCGGTTTTTCGGACCTGCCGATCTCCGCCTTGTTAAATCCACCCTTAAGTTCAGTAGCGCAACCTGCCTTCGAGATGGGACGATCAGCCGCGGAGTTATTGATTAATCTGATCAAAAATCCAGGAAATTACTCGGCACCAATTAGTAATGTATTGAAAACCAGCTTAATGGCACGAAAATCTTCGTTGCGAAAAGCATTATAG
- the ggt gene encoding gamma-glutamyltransferase: protein MKKLFLLPCLLTSLLSPTFAQDRLMGKSFANRSVVMAQHGMACTSHPLSTQAAIDVLRSGGNAIDAAIAANAMEGLVEPHVNGIGGDLFAIVWDAKTRKLYGLNASGRSPYSLTLAEFKKRGLTHIPSDGPLPVSTPGCVDGWFELHKRFGKTPMPKILSHAIRYAREGYPVHDEASFYWTSMVNRFGKYPNVKETYAPNGAAPKRGEIFKNPALANTLEKIAKGGRDAFYKGEIAQTIDAFMKKVGGYLSAKDLADHTSEWVEPVSTNYRGYDVWELPPNSQGIATLQMLNLLEPYDFSKVAWGSPEHIHQFVEAKKLAFEDRAKYYADPAFAKIPVNELISKSYAAERRKLIDANRAASRVEAGNPALRQGDTIYLTVADEEGNMVSLIQSNYRGFGSGMVADGLGFMFQDRGELYSLTEGQNNTFEPHKRPFQTIIPAFVTKDGQPFMSFGVMGGSFQPLGHVQIIMNMIDFGMNPQEAGDAPRIDHQGSSEPTGEKMVDAGQITLESGYPYETIRDLMRKGHKIGYGLGGYGGYQAIMYDAKNKVYHGATESRKDGQAAGF, encoded by the coding sequence ATGAAAAAGCTCTTCCTCCTCCCCTGCCTTCTCACGAGCCTGCTCTCGCCAACATTTGCCCAGGATCGGCTAATGGGTAAATCCTTTGCAAACCGGTCTGTTGTGATGGCCCAACACGGCATGGCCTGCACCTCGCACCCTCTGTCTACGCAGGCAGCTATTGACGTGCTGCGCTCAGGTGGCAATGCCATCGATGCCGCTATTGCGGCCAATGCCATGGAAGGACTGGTGGAACCTCATGTAAACGGTATTGGGGGCGATCTGTTTGCCATTGTCTGGGATGCCAAAACCAGGAAATTATACGGCTTGAATGCATCTGGCCGCTCTCCCTACAGCCTCACGCTGGCCGAATTCAAAAAACGCGGTCTGACACATATTCCGTCTGACGGTCCGTTGCCCGTTTCGACGCCGGGCTGCGTAGATGGCTGGTTTGAGTTACACAAACGGTTTGGCAAAACACCCATGCCCAAAATTCTATCGCATGCCATTCGCTACGCACGGGAAGGATATCCGGTTCACGACGAAGCGTCTTTTTACTGGACATCTATGGTTAACCGGTTTGGTAAATACCCAAATGTAAAGGAGACGTATGCTCCCAACGGGGCAGCACCGAAACGGGGAGAAATCTTTAAAAATCCAGCCCTTGCCAATACACTGGAAAAAATTGCGAAGGGTGGCCGCGATGCGTTTTATAAAGGCGAGATTGCCCAAACCATCGATGCCTTCATGAAAAAAGTAGGTGGCTACCTCAGCGCAAAAGATTTAGCGGATCATACCTCCGAATGGGTTGAACCCGTTTCAACCAACTATCGGGGATACGACGTTTGGGAATTGCCGCCCAACAGCCAGGGAATTGCTACGTTACAAATGCTGAATCTGCTGGAACCCTACGATTTCTCGAAAGTAGCCTGGGGCAGCCCTGAACATATCCATCAGTTTGTGGAAGCTAAAAAGCTCGCGTTTGAAGATCGGGCCAAATACTATGCCGATCCAGCGTTTGCCAAAATCCCCGTCAATGAGCTAATCAGCAAATCCTATGCAGCCGAACGGCGCAAACTCATCGATGCCAATCGGGCGGCCAGCCGTGTGGAAGCGGGCAATCCGGCACTCCGGCAGGGCGACACCATCTACCTGACCGTAGCCGATGAAGAAGGCAACATGGTTTCGCTGATTCAAAGCAACTATCGCGGCTTTGGCTCCGGTATGGTGGCTGATGGCCTCGGCTTTATGTTTCAGGATCGGGGTGAACTCTATAGCCTGACCGAAGGGCAAAACAATACGTTTGAACCGCACAAACGTCCTTTCCAGACAATTATTCCCGCTTTTGTGACAAAGGACGGCCAACCTTTTATGAGTTTCGGGGTCATGGGTGGAAGTTTTCAGCCGCTGGGTCACGTTCAGATCATCATGAATATGATCGACTTCGGCATGAACCCCCAGGAAGCGGGCGACGCTCCCCGAATTGACCATCAGGGTTCTTCGGAGCCAACGGGCGAGAAAATGGTCGACGCTGGACAAATTACACTGGAGTCGGGTTACCCCTACGAAACCATCCGGGACCTGATGCGCAAAGGGCATAAAATAGGCTACGGACTGGGGGGCTATGGCGGCTATCAGGCTATTATGTACGACGCCAAAAACAAAGTCTACCACGGCGCTACCGAATCCCGGAAAGATGGGCAGGCTGCCGGGTTTTAA
- a CDS encoding LytTR family DNA-binding domain-containing protein, which produces MQRPRLLDHFIIRNLVGLGALLAVHFITDWNAIDHRPGFSKVSPYLYLLLLYGWIVFHNRILFERLFLHDKKAVYFGWLLVLMVLGSFNMNFVLYTQFDITRSLPFIVNFWVYTVTGLGVYITYRYLSAPTMISQSLPPSAPTIPEETGYFSCMVDGARQTIACADILYVESLENYLKIFTNQKVYVTRLTLKEAEERLPKRQFIRISRSAIINRTHIDRKDADAIWIGTKELRIGKVYKRYVAEQFAGE; this is translated from the coding sequence ATGCAACGTCCACGGCTTCTGGATCATTTCATTATTCGAAACCTGGTAGGGCTGGGTGCGCTACTGGCTGTTCATTTCATTACGGACTGGAATGCCATTGACCATCGCCCTGGCTTTTCAAAAGTATCGCCTTATTTATACCTGCTGTTGCTCTATGGCTGGATCGTATTTCATAACCGGATTCTGTTCGAGCGCTTGTTTCTGCACGACAAAAAAGCCGTTTACTTCGGCTGGTTATTGGTACTAATGGTGCTGGGGTCATTCAACATGAATTTTGTGTTGTATACCCAATTCGACATTACCCGTTCGCTACCCTTTATTGTCAACTTCTGGGTGTATACCGTAACGGGTTTGGGCGTGTATATCACGTATCGCTACCTGAGTGCACCTACTATGATCAGCCAAAGTCTACCTCCCTCAGCGCCTACGATACCTGAGGAGACAGGCTATTTTTCCTGTATGGTTGATGGTGCCCGCCAGACAATTGCCTGTGCGGACATTCTGTACGTAGAAAGCCTGGAAAACTACCTGAAGATTTTTACAAATCAGAAAGTCTACGTTACTCGATTGACCCTGAAAGAAGCAGAGGAACGATTACCAAAGCGTCAGTTTATTCGAATTAGTCGATCAGCGATCATAAATAGAACCCATATTGATCGGAAGGATGCAGATGCCATCTGGATTGGCACTAAAGAGTTACGGATCGGGAAAGTATACAAGCGATACGTAGCTGAGCAATTTGCCGGAGAGTAG
- a CDS encoding malate:quinone oxidoreductase — protein sequence MAKRKKSTEKGPDVILIGAGIMSATLGVLLKELQPDLTIEIYERLDSAAAESSDAWNNAGTGHSAFCELNYTPEKEDGSIDPSKAIKIAESFEQSKQFWAYLIQQGFLHDAPNFIRSIPHMSFVWGTDNVDYLRKRYDALQQNYLFHGMQYSEDPAQLADWMPLVMEDRDPAQPVAATRMDIGTDVNFGALTRAMFRRLSDMPGVRLYFAHEVRDLWRSKSLGGWKLRVENVTTNQEREIQTDFLFIGAGGGSLRLLEKSDIPESRGFGGFPVSGQWLKCVNREVVERHQAKVYGKASVGAPPMSVPHLDTRMIDGKRELLFGPYAGFSTKFLKSGSYMDLPKSIQLSNMAPMLMAGLHNVPLTRYLIQQVMQSPEDRLNALREYYPDAKLEDWELEIAGQRVQVIKKDEQEGGVLEFGTEVVSAADGSIAALLGASPGASTAVSIMLDLLKRCYPEKLETEAWQQKLKEMIPSYGQVLANNPELGQELRKQTSEVLGLGSYEFTPAENH from the coding sequence ATGGCGAAACGAAAAAAATCTACTGAAAAAGGCCCCGATGTCATCTTAATTGGCGCCGGTATTATGAGTGCAACGTTGGGCGTATTGCTGAAAGAACTGCAACCCGACCTGACAATTGAAATTTATGAACGGCTGGACAGCGCAGCCGCTGAGAGCTCTGATGCCTGGAACAATGCGGGTACTGGGCACTCGGCTTTCTGCGAACTCAACTACACGCCCGAAAAAGAGGATGGCTCTATCGACCCTTCGAAAGCGATTAAAATTGCGGAGTCATTCGAACAGTCAAAGCAATTCTGGGCCTATCTGATTCAACAGGGGTTTCTGCACGATGCCCCTAATTTCATTCGGTCTATTCCGCATATGAGTTTTGTGTGGGGTACTGACAATGTGGACTATCTCCGCAAACGGTACGACGCCCTCCAGCAAAATTACCTCTTCCACGGCATGCAGTATTCCGAAGATCCGGCCCAACTAGCCGATTGGATGCCGCTGGTGATGGAAGACCGCGATCCTGCACAACCTGTAGCCGCAACGCGTATGGATATTGGCACCGATGTGAACTTTGGCGCACTAACCCGCGCTATGTTCCGCCGGTTGTCTGACATGCCGGGCGTGCGTTTGTATTTCGCTCATGAAGTTCGCGATTTATGGCGATCCAAAAGCCTGGGTGGCTGGAAGCTAAGAGTTGAGAATGTAACAACAAATCAGGAGCGTGAAATCCAAACGGATTTTCTGTTTATTGGCGCAGGTGGCGGTTCACTCCGTTTACTCGAGAAGTCCGACATTCCCGAAAGTCGGGGATTTGGCGGGTTCCCGGTAAGCGGACAATGGCTCAAGTGCGTCAATCGGGAGGTTGTTGAACGGCATCAGGCAAAAGTGTATGGCAAAGCCTCTGTTGGTGCACCCCCCATGTCGGTACCGCACCTGGACACCCGTATGATTGATGGCAAACGCGAATTGCTGTTTGGCCCTTACGCTGGTTTTTCAACCAAATTCCTGAAAAGTGGGTCGTATATGGACTTGCCCAAGTCCATTCAGTTGAGCAACATGGCTCCCATGTTGATGGCGGGCTTGCACAACGTTCCGTTAACGCGTTACCTTATTCAGCAGGTTATGCAGTCGCCGGAAGATCGGTTGAATGCGTTGCGGGAATATTACCCTGATGCCAAGCTAGAAGACTGGGAATTGGAGATAGCCGGTCAGCGGGTTCAGGTCATCAAAAAAGATGAGCAGGAAGGGGGCGTACTGGAATTTGGCACCGAAGTCGTAAGTGCGGCCGATGGTAGTATAGCAGCCTTGTTGGGTGCATCGCCCGGTGCTTCAACCGCCGTTTCGATTATGCTTGACTTACTAAAACGTTGCTACCCGGAGAAACTGGAAACCGAAGCCTGGCAGCAAAAGCTCAAAGAAATGATTCCATCTTATGGGCAGGTATTAGCCAATAACCCTGAGCTTGGGCAGGAACTTAGAAAACAAACAAGTGAGGTGTTAGGACTGGGTTCCTATGAATTCACGCCCGCCGAAAACCACTAG
- a CDS encoding DUF2279 domain-containing protein, with product MKDPIRRIGLLCLCILLLSQSIQAQSVPIAPAMPDPSGINQGRFIGVLVGTAAFYTITLLMLRKQWYKKKVPFHTFNDNGEWLQMDKVGHAATAYCMSRGGYELMRWSGVDERASILTGGLLALLFQTTLEVYDGHAEGWGFSKGDMFANVAGTALFMGQQFGPGQQVVSMKYGFRKTIFPPYRPNLLGKTTGQQMLKDYNGQQYWLSVNLASVLPVGPGFPRWLNLDLGYSGSGMIGGHENPVTFDTNGNEVKFTRYRQFFISPDADLSRIGTFSPSLQRFIGTAQFFKIPAPSLEFNRVKGVRFHPLILPKE from the coding sequence ATGAAAGACCCGATTCGGCGTATAGGATTGCTTTGCTTGTGTATCCTATTGCTCAGCCAGTCCATTCAGGCACAATCAGTACCCATCGCACCCGCTATGCCTGATCCGTCAGGGATTAATCAGGGGCGATTTATTGGTGTGCTGGTTGGTACAGCCGCTTTTTACACCATTACGCTGCTCATGCTACGTAAACAATGGTACAAGAAAAAAGTACCCTTTCATACCTTTAATGACAATGGCGAATGGCTCCAGATGGATAAGGTGGGACATGCCGCAACGGCTTACTGCATGAGTCGGGGGGGCTATGAGCTAATGCGCTGGAGTGGTGTCGATGAGCGAGCCAGTATCCTGACAGGTGGGTTACTGGCCTTGCTGTTTCAGACAACTCTTGAAGTCTACGATGGACACGCCGAAGGCTGGGGTTTTTCGAAGGGAGATATGTTTGCCAACGTTGCCGGAACAGCTCTCTTTATGGGGCAGCAGTTTGGCCCCGGACAGCAAGTGGTGAGTATGAAATATGGGTTTCGGAAAACAATATTTCCGCCCTACCGACCGAATCTGCTGGGAAAAACGACAGGGCAACAGATGCTCAAAGATTATAATGGACAACAATATTGGCTATCCGTAAATCTGGCGTCGGTATTACCGGTTGGGCCAGGTTTTCCGCGTTGGCTTAATCTGGACCTGGGCTATAGTGGCAGTGGTATGATTGGTGGGCACGAAAATCCGGTGACGTTTGATACGAATGGGAACGAGGTGAAATTTACCCGTTACCGGCAGTTCTTTATCTCGCCCGATGCTGATCTATCACGTATCGGTACGTTCTCTCCATCCTTACAGCGGTTCATTGGCACGGCACAATTTTTCAAAATCCCGGCTCCGTCTCTGGAGTTCAATCGAGTAAAAGGGGTACGATTTCACCCACTTATTTTACCAAAAGAATAA
- a CDS encoding outer membrane beta-barrel protein: MKGYLFSLCMLVALSATAQEFKPFKVNVSLGFAKPLGVGASGGVLFAIEPKYGLSDNFDLGLRLETALVARSIVSNGNSVTGDIGAFGSYLITGNYLFGTGNTRPFLGAGLGVYRVASGGTVTVVDGQSPQQVSLVAETKFGGMIRAGLKTGHFVIGVEYNAVPTTSNKLSSTTIDSKNAYLGIKLGFDIGGGRL; encoded by the coding sequence ATGAAAGGTTACCTTTTTTCTTTATGCATGCTGGTGGCCCTGTCGGCTACTGCCCAGGAGTTTAAACCATTCAAAGTAAATGTGTCCCTTGGTTTCGCCAAGCCACTTGGCGTAGGCGCATCGGGAGGAGTACTGTTTGCTATTGAGCCAAAGTACGGCTTGAGCGATAATTTTGATCTGGGCCTGCGTCTGGAAACAGCTTTGGTTGCACGGAGTATCGTAAGCAATGGCAATTCTGTTACGGGCGATATTGGTGCGTTTGGCTCGTACCTGATTACGGGCAACTATTTATTCGGGACAGGCAATACCCGTCCGTTTCTGGGCGCAGGTTTAGGGGTTTACAGGGTAGCGTCGGGCGGTACCGTTACAGTTGTCGACGGTCAATCTCCTCAACAGGTCTCTCTGGTGGCCGAAACTAAGTTTGGTGGTATGATTCGGGCGGGTCTTAAGACCGGGCATTTTGTAATTGGTGTTGAATACAACGCTGTACCCACAACTTCGAATAAGCTTTCAAGCACCACCATTGACAGCAAAAATGCCTATTTAGGAATCAAACTAGGTTTCGATATCGGCGGAGGACGCCTGTAG
- a CDS encoding S1C family serine protease, with translation MNTHFVTFSDTVSQAGEPSNQDAALLDAYSTTVVNVAKKVSQSVVQIKVSGRSTPATPAQRRAPNRGDADGGSGSGFIISTDGYIITNNHVVAGATTIMVSLPDSRDYEATLIGRDPATDIAVIKIYADGLKAIRFADSKQVQVGQIAIAVGNPYGFQYSLTAGVVSALGRTLRSESGRLIDDVIQTDASLNPGNSGGPLVNSAGDVIGVNTAVILPAQGICFAVSSNLTALVAGKLIMHGRVRRGYLGIAGQLINLTERIKQYNQLTAKTGVMVASVEPDGVAGNGELLQGDIIVGFNGQPVTSVDDLHLLLTDDTIGRQIPVSILRQNRHKRIVVTPGEIK, from the coding sequence ATGAACACGCATTTTGTAACATTTTCCGATACGGTTTCGCAGGCTGGCGAGCCCTCTAATCAGGATGCAGCGCTGTTAGACGCCTATTCAACTACAGTAGTAAATGTAGCTAAAAAAGTAAGCCAGTCGGTCGTTCAAATTAAGGTAAGCGGCCGATCGACACCTGCAACTCCTGCCCAACGGCGCGCTCCCAATCGGGGTGATGCGGACGGTGGCTCGGGTTCTGGATTTATCATCTCAACCGATGGGTATATCATCACCAATAACCACGTTGTAGCCGGAGCCACGACGATTATGGTTTCGCTTCCCGACTCCCGAGATTATGAAGCAACACTCATTGGTCGGGATCCGGCTACGGATATTGCGGTGATAAAAATCTATGCAGATGGTCTTAAAGCCATTCGGTTTGCCGATTCGAAACAAGTACAAGTTGGGCAAATTGCCATTGCGGTAGGCAATCCGTACGGCTTCCAATACTCGCTAACAGCAGGTGTTGTAAGCGCCCTCGGCCGGACACTACGTTCAGAATCGGGCCGCTTGATTGACGACGTCATTCAGACCGATGCCTCATTGAATCCGGGCAACTCAGGGGGGCCATTAGTTAACTCGGCTGGTGATGTTATTGGCGTAAATACCGCCGTCATTCTGCCTGCCCAGGGAATTTGTTTCGCGGTATCCTCAAACCTGACTGCCTTAGTGGCCGGAAAACTCATTATGCACGGTCGTGTACGACGAGGCTACCTTGGCATTGCCGGTCAACTCATTAATCTTACAGAACGCATTAAACAGTATAACCAGCTTACAGCAAAAACGGGCGTAATGGTGGCCAGCGTAGAGCCAGACGGGGTTGCAGGCAATGGCGAATTGCTTCAGGGCGACATTATTGTTGGCTTCAATGGGCAACCTGTCACCAGTGTCGATGATCTGCACCTGCTATTAACCGATGATACCATTGGTCGCCAAATCCCGGTAAGTATACTTCGCCAAAACCGACATAAACGCATTGTGGTAACGCCAGGTGAAATAAAATAA
- a CDS encoding DUF4332 domain-containing protein, translating into MSLTLGELRGITDAVLNALKAQGISDGDSLLEATKTPKDRKDLAAMSGVDGTTILELANRADLARIKGIGRVYSDLMEEAGVDTVKELAQRSAENLHAKLIQINSVRQFTQRPPSVEQIGDFVEQAKNLPRMLEY; encoded by the coding sequence ATGAGCCTTACATTAGGAGAACTACGTGGCATCACAGATGCCGTTCTGAATGCCCTGAAGGCACAAGGCATTAGCGATGGTGATTCACTTCTGGAAGCAACCAAAACGCCTAAAGATCGTAAAGATCTGGCTGCTATGAGTGGTGTTGACGGAACCACTATTCTGGAACTGGCCAATCGGGCCGACTTAGCCCGTATCAAAGGCATTGGGCGGGTCTATAGCGACCTTATGGAAGAAGCTGGTGTTGATACTGTAAAAGAACTTGCTCAACGGTCAGCTGAAAATCTGCACGCAAAACTGATTCAAATTAACAGTGTTCGGCAGTTTACCCAACGCCCGCCTTCGGTAGAACAAATTGGTGATTTTGTAGAGCAGGCAAAAAACCTGCCCAGGATGCTGGAATACTAA
- the cdaA gene encoding diadenylate cyclase CdaA, with product MLAFRLGFLDIGWLDLLDIGLVAILIYQIYNLVRGSVASRVFVGYLLVYLAYLLVKALGLNLMTTILEYFISVGALALIIIFQHEIRRFLLLIGKSTNLTNSRLFRRWLLRDTDNVETQTPLKPVLDTCKALSGEFSGGLLVLQKNDDLEKFAQSGEVIDADISKPLLLAIFSQYSPLHDGAVIISEGRIRAARCILPVSEDDELPPSLGFRHRAALGMSEATDAAVIAVSEESGRLSLALNGELFTNLSQTELESRLENYLREPGVKA from the coding sequence ATGCTGGCATTTCGCCTGGGATTTTTAGACATAGGCTGGTTAGACCTGCTCGATATCGGGTTGGTGGCTATTCTGATTTATCAAATTTATAACCTCGTTCGGGGAAGCGTAGCCAGCCGGGTATTTGTGGGCTATCTGCTGGTCTATCTGGCCTATTTGCTTGTAAAAGCACTGGGCTTAAACCTGATGACGACCATTCTGGAATATTTCATCAGCGTGGGTGCCCTGGCGTTGATTATTATTTTTCAGCACGAGATACGGCGTTTTTTACTGCTCATAGGTAAGTCAACGAACCTAACAAATAGTCGGCTGTTTCGTCGCTGGTTACTGCGAGATACCGACAACGTAGAAACGCAGACACCTCTGAAGCCTGTTCTGGATACCTGTAAAGCATTGAGTGGCGAATTTTCGGGCGGATTGCTCGTGCTTCAGAAAAACGATGATCTGGAGAAATTTGCGCAATCGGGCGAGGTTATCGACGCCGACATATCGAAACCACTACTACTCGCCATTTTCAGCCAATATAGCCCATTACACGACGGGGCTGTTATTATCAGTGAGGGACGGATACGAGCGGCCCGATGCATTCTGCCGGTTTCGGAAGATGATGAGTTACCGCCTTCTCTGGGGTTTCGCCACCGGGCCGCGCTGGGTATGAGCGAAGCCACAGATGCTGCCGTAATTGCGGTTTCGGAAGAGAGTGGGCGTTTGTCTCTGGCATTAAACGGCGAGCTATTCACCAACCTGAGCCAAACTGAGTTAGAAAGCCGTTTAGAAAATTATCTGCGGGAACCAGGTGTAAAGGCCTAA